The following are encoded together in the Heterodontus francisci isolate sHetFra1 unplaced genomic scaffold, sHetFra1.hap1 HAP1_SCAFFOLD_54, whole genome shotgun sequence genome:
- the LOC137359143 gene encoding probable G-protein coupled receptor 139, giving the protein MCETYYDIEKIIYTIIAFIGVPVNLVAILILSRAKCGLSTCTTRYLVAMAVADLLVIITEVILNQMNYYYFPKSFLNITPVCSVIYLLTSAATEISVWLTVAFTFDRFVSICCQKLKTKYCTEKTAAVMLSTTCILFCTKNVPFYFIYEPVEILENVPWFCNVKPSYYTEPGWVAFDWFDKVLTPLLPFALILLLNALTVRYILVASRSRKGLRGLKKGENRNDPKMENRRKSMVLLFTISSSFILLWLTYVIEFLYYIITGTNPTAYNDSEYMFQQVGYMLRSLNCCTNTFIYGATQSKFREQFKSAVKYPVILIVQLFNKQNN; this is encoded by the coding sequence ttaatttagtggcaattctgatcctgtcccgggcaaagtgcggcctctccacttgtaccactcgctacctggtggccatggcagtggcggatctattggtcattatcacCGAGGTCATACTGAACCAAAtgaattattattatttcccaaagagtttcctgaacatcacccctgtatGTAGTGTAATCTATCTCCTGACTAGTGCAGCCACAgaaatttctgtctggctcactgtcgctttcacctttgacagATTTGTCTCGATTTGCTGccaaaagctgaaaactaaatattgtactgagaaaactgcagctgtgatgTTATCAACAACTTGCATTCTGTTCTGTACAAAAAACGTTCCCttctactttatatatgaacctgtGGAGATACTTGAGAATGTACCATGGTTCTGCAATGTAAAACCAAGCTATTATACAGAGCCTGGATGGGtggcatttgactggtttgataaggttttaaccccattgctgccatttgctttaattctgttgctcaatgctctgactgtcagatacattttagtggccagtcgatccCGGAAAGGACTGAGGGGTCTGAAAAAGGGAGAGAATCGCAATGATCCAAagatggagaacagaaggaagtcaatggttttactcttcaccatatccagcagcttcatacttctgtggttgacgtatgttatagaattcttatattacATCATTACAGGAACAAATCCCACGGCttacaatgattctgaatatatGTTTCAACAAGTCGGATATATGTTGCGGAGTTTaaattgctgcacaaacacatttatttatggggcgacccagtccaagttcagagaacagttcaagagtgcggtgaaatatcctgtAATATTAATTGTTCAATTatttaataaacaaaacaactga